One genomic region from Aneurinibacillus sp. REN35 encodes:
- a CDS encoding XdhC family protein, whose translation MSALNIFRTLVSRVRTEQKTTFATVLNSENPAEIGHHVLFDADGHVICAAGKAEIRLPHIPVTQVSVQSIVMGGRKMEVLIEPFEAKPTLVIMGSGHIAEYIAALGSLLSYEIVIVDDRSEYANSRTFPYAKRIHCGSFADILPQVALHSRSFAILVTRGHQTDAVCLEHLLTCNIPYIGMVGSRRKIRSIFSLLRDRGIEPEAHPNIHAPVGLDIHSETPQEIALSILAEIQLVRAGGSGRPLSVLHKQENIHPHGKQRGEVDVSVWERLAYAREQQESCALVTIIGSSGHVPRGVGSRMLVWESGKTYGTIGGGRRESEIIEAARHALYTGTPVRQEVDFSGSYNSFQPVCGGRYTFFVQPYIPVSASQVQEV comes from the coding sequence GTGAGCGCGCTGAATATTTTTCGTACATTGGTGAGCAGAGTACGTACAGAGCAAAAAACCACGTTTGCTACAGTGCTCAACAGCGAGAATCCGGCAGAGATCGGACACCACGTACTGTTTGATGCCGACGGCCACGTTATTTGTGCAGCAGGAAAAGCAGAAATACGTCTGCCCCACATTCCCGTAACGCAAGTCTCTGTTCAGTCGATCGTGATGGGGGGCAGGAAGATGGAGGTTCTGATCGAACCGTTTGAAGCCAAGCCGACACTGGTTATTATGGGCAGCGGGCATATTGCAGAGTATATCGCTGCGCTGGGCAGTTTGCTCTCTTATGAGATTGTCATTGTTGATGATCGAAGCGAATATGCCAATTCGCGTACATTTCCGTACGCTAAACGCATTCACTGCGGAAGCTTTGCAGATATTTTGCCTCAGGTGGCGCTTCACTCCAGAAGCTTTGCGATTCTGGTCACCCGGGGACATCAAACAGATGCGGTTTGTTTAGAACATTTGCTTACTTGCAATATACCATACATTGGTATGGTAGGAAGTAGGCGTAAAATTCGAAGCATATTTTCGCTGCTTAGAGACCGGGGGATAGAGCCTGAAGCCCATCCGAATATTCATGCACCGGTCGGGCTCGACATCCATTCCGAAACCCCGCAGGAAATCGCGCTGTCGATTTTAGCGGAGATTCAGCTCGTTCGTGCAGGTGGCTCCGGCAGGCCGCTGTCCGTCCTGCATAAGCAGGAGAATATTCATCCGCACGGCAAGCAGCGGGGAGAAGTGGATGTGTCTGTCTGGGAGCGGCTCGCTTATGCCCGAGAACAGCAGGAGTCCTGTGCTCTCGTAACCATTATCGGAAGCAGCGGCCATGTACCGCGTGGGGTGGGCAGCCGCATGCTTGTATGGGAAAGCGGGAAAACCTACGGAACGATCGGTGGGGGCAGAAGGGAGAGCGAGATCATTGAAGCGGCCCGTCACGCTCTCTATACTGGAACACCTGTGCGGCAAGAGGTGGATTTTAGCGGCAGCTACAACTCATTTCAGCCGGTTTGCGGAGGAAGATATACGTTTTTTGTTCAGCCGTATATTCCTGTCTCTGCATCGCAGGTCCAGGAAGTGTAA
- a CDS encoding nucleotidyltransferase family protein has product MYAAILLAAGQSSRMGQPKGLLPWEGVPLLVYQIAQLEKSRIDHIILVLGHQPERYQALVSERTHVVWNEEWKQGKTRSIIKGLTALSPDCEAVLFVNIDQPVSAGSIDRLLAAYEEEEGDIYIPVAGGTRGHPVLFSSRLLPALSAITEEGLGLKGVIRDEQNKIVSVHMSDASVLYNFNTPADYEKGRGI; this is encoded by the coding sequence ATGTACGCTGCCATTTTACTCGCTGCAGGTCAATCCTCAAGAATGGGCCAGCCAAAGGGGCTGCTGCCATGGGAGGGAGTTCCGCTGCTGGTCTATCAGATTGCGCAGCTCGAGAAATCTCGCATTGATCATATTATTCTTGTACTCGGGCATCAGCCGGAACGATATCAAGCGCTTGTTTCCGAGCGGACGCATGTGGTCTGGAATGAGGAATGGAAGCAGGGAAAGACCCGTTCAATCATCAAAGGACTTACGGCTCTCTCCCCAGATTGTGAGGCGGTTTTATTTGTAAATATTGATCAGCCGGTATCCGCCGGGAGCATTGACCGGCTCCTTGCTGCGTACGAGGAGGAAGAGGGGGATATTTACATTCCTGTTGCAGGCGGCACAAGAGGACATCCCGTTCTGTTTTCATCGCGTCTGCTGCCTGCTCTTTCCGCCATTACGGAAGAAGGACTCGGGTTAAAGGGGGTTATCAGGGACGAACAAAATAAAATCGTGTCTGTGCATATGTCGGATGCATCTGTGCTGTATAACTTTAATACACCCGCAGACTATGAAAAGGGGAGAGGGATATGA
- a CDS encoding FAD binding domain-containing protein gives MRVSEIELISPTSVLECLTYLANSGRTARLLAGGTDAVVQMKEGIRRPDIWINIKGLKELRFIREEEDGIHIGPLTTHTDVFRSSLLQGKADALVEACREVGAAQIRNMGTIGGNLATASPAGDTIPALYLYNTELELQSLSGRRRVRIEDFFHGPRRTELREHEMITSIVIQPQKPNECSIFQKLGPRKAQAISIVNVAIMLTMGPGSRECLGGRIALGSVGPTIVRARKCEGMLACAPLTDECIHDIGKMAWKEVAPISDIRASAEYRRDMTSALVERGLYRLIKRWEAK, from the coding sequence ATGAGAGTTTCGGAGATTGAGCTGATTTCACCAACGTCTGTATTGGAATGCCTTACATATTTGGCGAATTCCGGCCGCACCGCCCGACTGCTTGCAGGCGGAACCGATGCGGTGGTTCAGATGAAGGAGGGAATACGGCGTCCTGATATTTGGATTAATATAAAAGGCTTGAAAGAACTGCGTTTTATCCGGGAAGAGGAGGATGGCATTCATATCGGTCCGCTTACGACCCACACCGATGTGTTTCGTTCCTCTCTGCTGCAGGGAAAGGCGGATGCGCTGGTTGAAGCCTGTCGTGAGGTCGGTGCTGCACAAATTCGGAACATGGGGACGATTGGCGGCAATCTCGCTACCGCTTCTCCGGCCGGTGATACGATTCCTGCCCTGTATTTATATAATACCGAGCTTGAACTGCAGTCTCTATCCGGTCGGCGAAGAGTACGAATCGAGGATTTCTTTCACGGTCCGCGTCGTACAGAACTGAGGGAGCACGAGATGATCACATCGATTGTGATCCAGCCGCAGAAGCCGAATGAATGCTCCATTTTTCAGAAGCTGGGTCCGCGCAAGGCCCAAGCCATTTCCATCGTCAATGTAGCCATTATGCTGACGATGGGTCCAGGCTCACGAGAGTGTTTGGGCGGAAGAATTGCGCTTGGCTCTGTGGGACCGACCATTGTGCGGGCAAGAAAATGTGAGGGGATGCTGGCGTGTGCGCCGCTCACAGATGAATGTATACACGATATCGGCAAGATGGCGTGGAAGGAAGTGGCGCCGATTTCGGATATCCGGGCTTCGGCTGAATATCGACGAGACATGACCAGCGCGTTGGTTGAACGGGGATTATACCGGTTGATAAAAAGGTGGGAAGCAAAATGA
- a CDS encoding xanthine dehydrogenase family protein molybdopterin-binding subunit codes for MKIEEEVQSKELRWVGKRVKRLDGPEKVTGELKYMTDYHYTNMAWGRVLRSQHPYAKIKRMDVSKAREHAGVICVLTHEDIPGFNGFGIVVPDQPVLCKDVVRCMGDAVALVAAETEEIAEEALALIEVEYEVLEPLIDPEEAIKDSAPSLHPSGNIHSRIQVKNGDVEKAFAEADVVVEHTYYSPRQMHAFIETEGGWGMLEADGSLTIRCPGQYAYRDRMQIARVLAWNPERIHVVSHPIGGGFGGKDEITVQIYLALLALHTGGRPVKIHYKREESVIAGIKRHPFKVTMKTAAKKDGTLLANKVVAYGDTGAYASLGGAVVSLAIEHSCGPYYIPNVDLDGYCVYTNNGVAGAFRGFGVNQVALAIEANLEKIAEKLGMDPIEIRKKNVYHQGGLSSMGHRVMSSVGTWKTLDEAEKCELWQNRAAYKAAPSEPWKKRGIGVATSFHGIGMGIGLPDYGAATIELLPGGGFLVGVCSEDIGQGNGTAFAIVAAEELECDVPDIQVIQGDTRKTIDSGTVSASRSTYVGGNSILATAPYMINLLKKTAAEILGAETQELALLDGRVYVVSDTSRSVTYAEVYEHLHEQRKTTRVEGHFMVPKAKKQIGKNVGMPHYLYGYLTHVALVEVDTLTGETEVLRVVSIPDCGRVLNQQGLEGQTEGGAVMGIGYTLYEDVIMEQGVNKTTNFTNYILPTFKETPVIETIPVEEEEATGPYGAKGIGEVVMIPIIPAIVQAIYDATGARINHLPATPERVYRAMKEQGIV; via the coding sequence ATGAAGATCGAAGAGGAAGTGCAAAGCAAGGAGCTTCGGTGGGTAGGGAAGCGTGTCAAGCGGCTGGACGGTCCGGAAAAAGTAACCGGGGAATTAAAATATATGACCGATTACCATTATACGAATATGGCATGGGGACGGGTTCTTCGCTCCCAGCATCCATATGCGAAAATCAAGCGGATGGATGTCTCAAAGGCCAGGGAGCATGCCGGGGTGATCTGCGTGCTCACACATGAAGACATTCCCGGTTTTAACGGGTTCGGTATTGTTGTGCCTGATCAGCCGGTGCTCTGCAAGGATGTGGTGCGCTGCATGGGAGATGCGGTGGCTCTGGTAGCGGCGGAAACAGAAGAAATTGCTGAAGAAGCGCTTGCTTTGATTGAAGTGGAGTACGAGGTGCTTGAACCGTTGATTGATCCGGAAGAGGCGATAAAGGACAGCGCTCCAAGCCTTCATCCATCAGGAAACATTCATAGTCGAATTCAGGTAAAGAATGGGGATGTGGAGAAGGCGTTTGCAGAAGCCGATGTCGTGGTGGAGCACACGTACTATTCTCCCCGCCAGATGCATGCGTTTATCGAGACGGAAGGCGGGTGGGGGATGCTAGAGGCGGATGGATCGCTAACGATCCGCTGTCCCGGTCAATACGCATACCGGGACCGGATGCAGATCGCGCGGGTGCTGGCCTGGAATCCGGAGCGCATTCATGTGGTGTCCCATCCCATCGGCGGCGGATTCGGAGGCAAGGACGAGATTACCGTACAAATCTATTTGGCGCTGCTTGCGCTGCATACCGGAGGCAGACCCGTCAAAATTCACTACAAGAGAGAAGAGTCCGTCATAGCCGGCATCAAAAGACACCCCTTCAAAGTGACGATGAAAACAGCGGCAAAAAAAGACGGCACCCTGCTTGCCAACAAGGTTGTCGCCTATGGGGATACCGGGGCGTATGCTTCGCTGGGGGGAGCAGTTGTAAGTCTAGCCATTGAGCATTCCTGCGGTCCGTATTACATTCCGAATGTTGATCTGGACGGGTATTGTGTGTACACGAACAATGGAGTCGCGGGCGCATTTCGCGGATTCGGGGTCAATCAAGTTGCACTGGCTATCGAGGCAAACCTTGAGAAAATCGCAGAAAAGCTGGGCATGGACCCCATTGAAATTCGAAAAAAGAATGTCTATCATCAAGGCGGCTTATCTAGTATGGGACATCGGGTGATGTCCAGCGTCGGCACGTGGAAGACACTGGATGAGGCGGAAAAGTGCGAGCTATGGCAAAATCGTGCAGCGTATAAAGCAGCCCCTTCCGAGCCTTGGAAAAAGCGGGGCATTGGAGTGGCGACCTCGTTTCATGGTATCGGCATGGGAATCGGCCTGCCGGATTACGGAGCGGCGACGATCGAGCTGCTGCCGGGCGGAGGTTTTCTTGTCGGGGTTTGCTCCGAGGATATCGGGCAGGGCAACGGAACCGCATTTGCGATTGTTGCGGCAGAGGAGCTCGAGTGCGATGTGCCAGACATTCAAGTAATACAGGGCGATACGCGCAAAACGATTGACAGCGGTACAGTATCGGCCTCCCGTTCTACGTATGTAGGGGGCAATTCTATCCTTGCGACCGCACCGTACATGATTAACCTGTTAAAAAAGACGGCGGCTGAGATATTGGGGGCTGAGACGCAGGAATTGGCCCTGCTAGATGGCCGGGTGTATGTTGTTTCTGATACAAGCAGAAGCGTGACCTATGCAGAAGTATATGAGCATTTGCATGAACAGCGAAAAACTACGCGGGTGGAAGGCCATTTTATGGTTCCCAAAGCAAAAAAACAGATCGGGAAAAATGTGGGTATGCCGCATTATTTGTACGGATACTTGACGCATGTGGCGCTGGTGGAAGTGGATACGCTTACAGGCGAAACCGAAGTGCTCCGTGTCGTGTCCATTCCGGATTGCGGCAGGGTGCTCAATCAGCAGGGCCTGGAAGGACAGACTGAGGGCGGTGCCGTGATGGGCATCGGATATACGTTATATGAGGACGTGATCATGGAGCAGGGAGTGAATAAGACAACGAATTTTACCAACTACATTCTCCCTACCTTTAAGGAAACCCCTGTGATTGAAACCATTCCGGTAGAGGAAGAGGAGGCGACGGGTCCATACGGAGCAAAGGGGATTGGCGAGGTCGTCATGATCCCGATCATTCCCGCCATCGTCCAGGCGATTTACGATGCGACGGGGGCCAGAATCAATCATCTGCCTGCAACGCCGGAACGCGTTTATCGGGCTATGAAGGAGCAGGGGATTGTATAA
- the moaA gene encoding GTP 3',8-cyclase MoaA, with product MLTDSLQRPLRDLRISVTDRCNFRCRYCMPPEIFGPDYEFLPKKDLLTFEEIERITRLLACQGVRKVRLTGGEPLLRKDLPRLIQKLAAIEGIQDIALTTNGVLLPKYAGELKEAGLSRVTVSLDSLDDQRFGIMNGRGIPVASVLAGMEAAARAGMKVKVNMVVQKGSNDSDILAMAAHFKETDYILRFIEYMDVGNTNGWSMEHVVSKQEIQNRIHGVLPIDPIEENYMGEVATRYRYRGTEKEIGIVSSVTDAFCSTCTRLRLSSEGKLYTCLFAAWGHDIRALLRSPATDEEIKAVLCRIWMGRHDRYSEDRREQGEEQQGRKKVEMSYIGG from the coding sequence ATGCTGACCGATTCTTTGCAACGACCTTTACGGGATCTCCGTATCTCTGTAACCGACCGCTGCAATTTTCGCTGCCGATATTGCATGCCGCCAGAAATTTTTGGACCGGATTACGAATTCCTGCCGAAAAAAGATTTGCTAACCTTTGAAGAGATTGAACGAATTACACGGCTGCTAGCCTGCCAGGGTGTACGCAAGGTCCGTTTGACGGGGGGAGAGCCTCTGCTTCGCAAGGATTTGCCTCGTTTGATTCAAAAATTGGCCGCGATCGAGGGAATTCAAGACATCGCTCTGACGACAAACGGGGTGCTGCTTCCAAAGTATGCCGGAGAATTGAAGGAGGCAGGCCTGTCCCGGGTTACTGTGAGCCTTGACTCTCTTGATGATCAGCGGTTTGGCATCATGAACGGGCGGGGCATCCCGGTCGCTTCCGTGCTGGCAGGAATGGAAGCGGCAGCACGGGCGGGCATGAAGGTAAAAGTAAATATGGTTGTTCAAAAAGGAAGCAATGACAGCGATATTCTTGCTATGGCCGCGCATTTCAAAGAGACAGACTATATTCTCCGCTTTATCGAGTATATGGATGTGGGGAATACAAACGGTTGGAGCATGGAGCATGTCGTTTCTAAACAGGAGATTCAGAATCGGATTCACGGGGTGCTGCCCATTGATCCGATCGAAGAGAATTATATGGGGGAAGTGGCGACACGATACCGCTATAGGGGAACGGAGAAAGAAATCGGCATCGTTTCTTCAGTTACAGATGCTTTCTGTTCTACCTGTACCCGGCTGCGTCTTTCTTCTGAAGGCAAGCTGTATACGTGTCTGTTTGCTGCATGGGGACATGATATACGCGCGCTGCTTCGTTCCCCTGCGACAGATGAAGAGATCAAGGCGGTGCTTTGTAGAATTTGGATGGGGCGTCATGACCGTTATTCTGAAGATCGTCGGGAGCAGGGGGAAGAGCAGCAGGGCAGAAAAAAGGTGGAAATGTCGTATATTGGCGGATAG
- a CDS encoding NUDIX domain-containing protein gives MNIRTSAKALIIEDGHILLVKMKDERGIFYIMPGGGQNHGETIPEALQRECQEELGTAVEIGPLFFVREYIGKNHENAQLHTEIHQVEFIFSCRAISDPGSPIHPDQGQIGAEWLPLHELASYRLYPKQIVPILSAVLTSRQEDDEAIPAYIGDMN, from the coding sequence ATGAATATACGAACATCCGCAAAAGCGCTCATCATCGAAGACGGACACATTCTGCTCGTTAAGATGAAAGACGAGCGGGGCATCTTCTATATCATGCCCGGAGGTGGCCAAAACCACGGAGAAACGATCCCGGAAGCGTTACAAAGAGAATGCCAGGAAGAGCTGGGAACAGCTGTCGAAATCGGACCCCTTTTTTTCGTGCGTGAATACATCGGCAAAAATCATGAAAACGCTCAGCTGCATACAGAAATTCATCAGGTGGAATTCATTTTCTCCTGTCGTGCCATCTCCGATCCCGGAAGTCCGATCCATCCGGATCAAGGTCAAATCGGTGCCGAATGGCTCCCGCTCCATGAGCTTGCATCATACCGGCTGTACCCAAAACAGATTGTCCCGATCTTGTCTGCGGTTCTCACCAGCAGACAGGAAGACGATGAAGCTATTCCCGCCTACATTGGGGATATGAATTAA